One Novosphingobium sp. EMRT-2 DNA segment encodes these proteins:
- the cueR gene encoding Cu(I)-responsive transcriptional regulator has translation MNIGQASKASGVSAKMIRYYEQTGLIPKADRRDSGYRDYSPSDVHMLRFIRRARDLGFSVAEINELLSLWRDKARQSADVKRIAQAHIDQLQQRIANLEQMAATLGTLVDCCAGDGRPDCPILADLEEPGDDHDVPSLTTAGIGRLRHRH, from the coding sequence ATGAATATCGGACAAGCATCCAAGGCATCGGGCGTATCTGCCAAAATGATCCGCTACTATGAGCAGACTGGCCTCATTCCGAAAGCCGATCGCAGGGATTCCGGCTACCGCGATTATTCCCCGTCGGACGTCCATATGCTGCGCTTTATCCGGCGCGCGCGTGATCTCGGCTTCTCGGTCGCGGAGATCAACGAGCTGCTTAGCCTCTGGCGGGACAAGGCCCGCCAGAGTGCTGACGTGAAGCGGATCGCGCAGGCACATATCGACCAGCTTCAGCAACGCATCGCAAACCTCGAACAGATGGCCGCGACCTTGGGAACATTGGTGGACTGTTGCGCCGGCGACGGTCGACCAGACTGCCCGATCCTTGCCGATTTGGAAGAACCCGGCGACGATCACGACGTGCCGAGCCTAACCACGGCCGGAATAGGTCGCCTCAGACACCGCCACTAA
- a CDS encoding efflux RND transporter periplasmic adaptor subunit gives MAQVEVRELAPTAEFNGSLTSPQSVELRPRVSGAIVSVHVPEGALVRKGQLLFRIDPRPFQVALDRARAELLQAQAAAALAESNFSRSEQLVATSAISRKAYDDAVAQRNAARAQVQAGNAAVAAARLDLSFTQVTAPISGRVDRVLVTEGNVVGAGAGAAPLTTIKSVSPLHVLFDIDEATYLNFVEQARRGGSTARLPVEIGLMTEQGYPHRATLDFLGNGIDRSAGTIRARAVIANPGGDLAPGLFARVRLTLGAPQQAILIDDQAVGNDQGKNYVLVVGQGNKAEFRPIELGPVVDGLRVVKSGLKPGDIIIIKGLVRPGMQVTPRRGPMVQGSGPGAGGGNRPAAEAAPAEAGQ, from the coding sequence GTGGCGCAAGTCGAGGTGCGCGAACTTGCGCCCACGGCCGAGTTCAACGGCTCGCTGACATCGCCCCAAAGCGTCGAACTGCGGCCTCGCGTCAGCGGTGCGATCGTATCCGTTCACGTCCCTGAAGGCGCATTGGTCAGGAAGGGGCAGCTTCTGTTCCGCATTGATCCGCGCCCTTTCCAGGTTGCGCTTGACCGGGCGCGGGCCGAGCTTCTCCAGGCCCAAGCCGCAGCGGCGCTTGCCGAAAGCAATTTCAGCCGCTCGGAACAGCTCGTCGCAACTAGCGCGATCTCGCGCAAAGCCTATGACGACGCCGTGGCGCAGCGAAACGCCGCTCGCGCGCAAGTACAGGCCGGGAACGCGGCCGTCGCCGCCGCGCGGCTCGATCTTTCCTTCACTCAGGTCACGGCACCGATCAGCGGCCGCGTCGACCGTGTTCTGGTTACGGAGGGCAATGTCGTCGGCGCTGGCGCAGGCGCCGCTCCGCTTACCACAATCAAATCGGTCAGCCCGCTTCATGTCCTGTTCGACATCGACGAGGCGACCTATCTCAATTTCGTAGAGCAGGCCCGCCGGGGCGGTTCGACTGCGCGGCTTCCGGTCGAAATCGGCCTGATGACCGAGCAGGGATATCCGCACAGAGCCACACTTGATTTCCTTGGCAACGGTATTGACCGCAGCGCGGGCACCATCCGTGCCCGCGCCGTGATCGCTAATCCCGGTGGCGATCTTGCGCCGGGGCTGTTCGCGCGCGTGAGGCTGACTCTCGGCGCACCGCAGCAGGCAATCCTTATCGATGACCAGGCAGTCGGGAACGATCAGGGTAAGAATTATGTGTTGGTCGTTGGCCAGGGCAACAAGGCTGAGTTTCGGCCGATCGAACTTGGTCCGGTGGTCGATGGCTTGCGCGTCGTCAAATCGGGGCTGAAGCCGGGCGACATCATCATCATCAAGGGTCTGGTGCGTCCAGGGATGCAGGTCACACCGCGTCGGGGGCCAATGGTCCAAGGCTCAGGCCCCGGTGCCGGTGGGGGCAATCGTCCCGCTGCCGAAGCGGCTCCCGCGGAGGCCGGTCAATGA